One stretch of Priestia megaterium DNA includes these proteins:
- a CDS encoding MFS transporter — MKSRTSVMVSIVLAMLVASLDSTIMNTTMPVIAKELGRFDLYAWSFASYMIASTILSPVAGRLSDLFGRKKVFGFGIIAFLIGSMLCGVANTMIQLVLFRAVQGIGAGFMVAFPAIIAGDLFPVEKRGKIQALFTTMWGLSAVLAPLLGAFFVDYLTWRWIFFINLPVCIVSFLTLMPYQESYEPKRAKVDYIGAILFGAGVTSLLLVTVVEQNRVVYTVVGLILLVIFYLHERKHASPIVPLSMFQNKTLSWININAFIGTVALFGTSSYIPLFLQRVAHLSLFMSGVALLGTAVGWMSVSVPAGKWILKHGYRKLLLIGNVLLVGSGTLLLMLNESHGFFYVFCVMIVQGLSFGLLSTVGVIGVQQLVGGHERGISTSFFMFCRNMGTAIGVTIMGALLTSGGSFMAGIHHLFLFGFAGSIVALLTSLKIQNDTEAKHNRAAS; from the coding sequence ATGAAAAGCAGAACGTCCGTAATGGTTAGTATTGTGCTGGCAATGCTAGTGGCTTCGCTTGATTCAACGATTATGAATACGACGATGCCTGTTATTGCAAAAGAGCTTGGAAGATTTGATTTGTACGCGTGGTCGTTTGCTTCGTACATGATTGCAAGTACGATTTTATCTCCAGTAGCAGGGAGATTATCGGATTTATTTGGCCGCAAAAAAGTATTTGGGTTTGGAATTATTGCTTTTTTAATTGGTTCGATGCTTTGCGGCGTGGCAAATACGATGATTCAGCTTGTGCTTTTCCGTGCGGTTCAAGGAATAGGAGCCGGGTTTATGGTGGCGTTTCCCGCTATTATTGCCGGAGACTTATTTCCCGTAGAGAAGCGAGGGAAAATTCAGGCGCTGTTTACAACAATGTGGGGATTATCAGCTGTGTTAGCTCCGCTTTTAGGCGCTTTTTTTGTGGATTATTTAACGTGGAGATGGATTTTCTTTATTAATTTACCGGTATGTATCGTGTCATTTCTGACGTTAATGCCGTATCAAGAAAGCTATGAGCCGAAAAGAGCAAAAGTCGATTACATCGGTGCTATTTTATTTGGAGCGGGTGTTACGTCACTCCTGCTCGTTACGGTAGTGGAACAAAACCGAGTTGTGTATACAGTCGTTGGACTTATTTTACTAGTCATTTTTTATCTACATGAACGAAAACATGCTTCTCCGATTGTACCGCTGTCTATGTTCCAAAACAAAACGCTGTCATGGATTAATATCAATGCATTTATTGGGACAGTGGCTTTATTCGGTACGTCGAGCTACATTCCGTTATTTTTGCAGCGAGTGGCGCATTTGTCACTGTTTATGAGCGGAGTGGCGCTGTTAGGAACAGCGGTCGGATGGATGTCTGTGTCCGTTCCTGCGGGTAAATGGATTTTAAAACATGGCTACAGAAAGCTTTTGCTAATTGGGAATGTGCTGCTGGTTGGATCAGGAACGCTGCTGCTCATGCTAAATGAAAGTCACGGTTTCTTCTATGTGTTTTGCGTCATGATTGTACAAGGACTATCGTTTGGACTGCTGTCTACGGTTGGAGTCATTGGTGTGCAGCAATTAGTAGGAGGACATGAAAGAGGTATTTCTACGTCATTTTTTATGTTTTGCCGAAACATGGGAACAGCAATCGGCGTTACCATTATGGGTGCTTTGCTGACTTCAGGCGGAAGCTTTATGGCAGGCATTCATCACTTGTTTTTATTTGGCTTTGCAGGAAGCATCGTGGCTTTATTAACGTCGTTAAAAATTCAAAACGATACAGAAGCAAAGCACAATCGAGCTGCTAGTTAA